One segment of Paenibacillus rhizovicinus DNA contains the following:
- a CDS encoding bifunctional diguanylate cyclase/phosphodiesterase, translating to MMEASTHLTSSYNVYLVCLSFIIALFASYTALNLAKRVLSSKGRKQTLWLVGGAFVMGLGIWSMHFIAMLAFHLPQGASYHVATVAVSILVSFLGSLFGFASASRPRFNKYKLLIGGGFMGLAISGMHYIGMSALEGVAISYNPYLFTLSIIIAIIASITALFLSFHTHKSFWMSGLLMGIAITGMHYTGMAAATMTIPDHAMTMLMDNQNMDYVDMAIYVAFGTIVIFGISFISSLTADQRLAEQLALKGSILDSAIDCIMMFNHRGTVIEFNPAAEQLFGYKREEVIGRQMADRLIPPHPGSSARVSRLLAPSNKSMLGKRMEATALHANQCEFPIEMTVTRIKKEKALIFTVYIRDLTERKRVEQVLRESEERYRRLIEFSPESIFVQNDGLITFVNAAVKHTLDLQDGSELIGKPLISLIHDDYHPAMELWQHNVLSGDGTSDSIELKMVKRGGELIDIEATSIRVQFEGQSFVQTIARDITEKKRYEEAIKKLAYYDMLTGLPNRNLFNKLIAEALEHAGQTGLHVAVMFLDIDRFKFINDTMGHPMGDLLLQQFASLLAACTGDNGTVSRLSGDEFVILFPQADRVNAGALARRILASMEDPFRLNQETVYVTTSIGIALYPCDGDNAETLLKNADFAMYAAKKEKNSYRFFEWQMNHVHTRRISIEQSLRQAMEERRFTLHYQPIFHARTRNMAGVEALLRWTDPVLENIPPSEFLPIAEESGQLIAIGEWAIQTACEQMRIWQEAGLGAIPIAVNLSAQQFKQDQLVQTLQRILLQTGLDAKYLAIELKEGIALDGSDRVTAKLNALKALGVSIAIDDFGTGYSSLSHLQTVPVHTIKIDMAFVHDGSKSSLNNAVIEAIIAAARNLDIHVIAKGIETEEQFILLERQGCSHMQGYWFSKPLTAAQFEMTYMQAPLAVELH from the coding sequence ATGATGGAAGCTTCTACTCACCTGACAAGCAGTTATAATGTGTATCTGGTTTGTTTATCCTTTATCATTGCGCTGTTCGCTTCTTACACGGCATTGAATTTAGCGAAGCGAGTCCTGTCATCCAAAGGGCGCAAGCAGACGCTGTGGCTGGTCGGCGGGGCCTTCGTCATGGGGCTCGGCATTTGGTCCATGCATTTTATCGCCATGCTCGCTTTCCATTTGCCCCAGGGCGCATCGTACCATGTCGCAACGGTCGCCGTTTCGATCCTCGTGTCCTTCCTAGGTTCATTGTTCGGCTTCGCATCCGCCAGCCGCCCGCGCTTTAACAAGTACAAGCTGCTGATCGGAGGCGGTTTCATGGGACTCGCCATCAGCGGGATGCATTATATCGGCATGTCCGCTTTGGAAGGGGTCGCGATCTCTTATAATCCCTATCTATTCACGCTCTCGATCATCATTGCCATCATCGCTTCCATTACCGCGCTCTTCCTCTCCTTCCATACGCACAAAAGCTTCTGGATGAGCGGCCTGCTCATGGGTATCGCCATCACGGGGATGCACTACACGGGCATGGCCGCTGCCACGATGACCATTCCCGATCACGCCATGACCATGCTGATGGATAATCAAAATATGGACTATGTCGACATGGCGATCTATGTCGCCTTCGGTACGATCGTGATCTTCGGCATCAGCTTCATCAGTTCGTTGACGGCGGATCAGCGCTTGGCGGAACAGCTGGCTTTGAAAGGCTCGATTCTCGATTCGGCCATCGATTGCATCATGATGTTCAATCATCGGGGAACGGTTATCGAGTTCAATCCGGCGGCGGAGCAGCTGTTCGGCTACAAACGCGAAGAAGTCATCGGCAGGCAAATGGCCGATCGGCTTATCCCGCCCCATCCTGGCAGCAGCGCCCGCGTAAGCCGACTGCTTGCGCCAAGCAATAAATCGATGCTGGGCAAACGCATGGAGGCGACGGCTCTACATGCGAATCAATGCGAGTTTCCGATCGAAATGACCGTGACCAGAATCAAGAAAGAGAAAGCGCTCATTTTCACGGTATACATCCGCGACCTCACCGAGCGGAAGCGAGTGGAACAAGTGCTTCGGGAAAGCGAGGAACGGTACCGCCGGCTGATCGAGTTCTCGCCGGAGTCCATTTTCGTGCAAAATGACGGGCTCATCACCTTCGTCAACGCCGCCGTCAAGCATACGCTGGACCTCCAGGACGGCAGCGAGCTGATCGGCAAACCGCTGATCTCGCTCATTCACGACGATTATCATCCGGCGATGGAGCTCTGGCAGCACAATGTGCTATCCGGCGATGGAACCTCGGATTCCATCGAATTGAAGATGGTTAAACGGGGAGGCGAGCTGATCGATATCGAAGCCACGTCCATCCGCGTTCAGTTTGAAGGCCAATCCTTCGTGCAAACGATTGCCAGAGATATCACGGAGAAGAAACGCTACGAGGAAGCGATCAAGAAACTCGCTTACTATGATATGTTGACCGGATTACCGAACCGCAACTTGTTCAATAAGCTGATCGCCGAAGCATTGGAGCACGCGGGGCAGACCGGTCTGCACGTAGCCGTCATGTTTCTGGATATCGACCGCTTTAAATTCATTAACGATACGATGGGTCATCCGATGGGAGACCTGCTGCTCCAACAGTTTGCCAGCCTGCTCGCTGCTTGTACCGGCGATAACGGCACCGTCTCCAGATTGAGCGGCGATGAATTCGTCATTCTGTTCCCGCAGGCCGACCGCGTTAATGCCGGTGCATTGGCCCGGCGCATCCTGGCCTCGATGGAGGATCCTTTCCGCTTGAACCAAGAAACCGTCTACGTCACGACGAGCATCGGGATCGCGCTGTATCCTTGCGATGGAGACAATGCCGAAACGCTCTTGAAAAATGCCGATTTTGCCATGTATGCCGCGAAAAAGGAGAAAAACAGCTATCGTTTCTTCGAATGGCAGATGAACCATGTGCATACCAGACGAATATCGATCGAACAATCGCTGCGCCAAGCCATGGAAGAACGCCGCTTCACCCTCCACTACCAACCGATATTCCATGCGCGAACAAGGAATATGGCCGGCGTGGAAGCGCTGCTTCGCTGGACGGATCCGGTGCTCGAGAACATTCCGCCGAGCGAGTTTCTTCCGATTGCCGAAGAGAGCGGACAACTGATCGCCATCGGCGAATGGGCCATTCAAACCGCTTGCGAACAGATGAGAATTTGGCAGGAAGCCGGACTGGGCGCGATTCCGATTGCCGTCAATTTATCCGCTCAGCAGTTTAAGCAAGACCAGCTGGTCCAAACCCTCCAACGGATTTTGCTTCAGACCGGATTGGATGCCAAGTACTTGGCGATCGAATTGAAGGAAGGCATTGCGCTGGACGGGAGCGATCGCGTCACCGCCAAACTGAATGCCTTGAAGGCATTGGGTGTCAGCATCGCCATTGACGATTTCGGAACGGGGTATTCCTCCTTGAGCCACTTGCAAACGGTTCCGGTCCATACGATCAAAATCGACATGGCGTTCGTGCACGACGGTTCCAAATCATCGCTGAACAATGCGGTTATTGAAGCAATTATCGCGGCGGCACGCAATTTGGATATTCATGTCATAGCCAAAGGAATTGAAACGGAGGAGCAGTTCATTCTGCTTGAACGGCAAGGCTGCTCGCATATGCAGGGGTATTGGTTCAGCAAGCCATTGACAGCCGCGCAGTTCGAGATGACTTATATGCAGGCGCCGCTTGCCGTGGAGCTGCATTAA
- a CDS encoding ATP-binding protein: MGHFLLASAAFLQIFCSSLICLHLVKRMFTEGYAKLFWLVSAAFVFGVGIWSMHFVAMLAYPFDVNAIYRFGTVFLSMFIVIFMSFFSLSLFLYAVSRKRNKLLIAAGAVQTAGICAMHYVGMHAVKMNEDMHFGQPFSVPSILLFMPVFIGVFHEKRIFKAGIWLKMLSALALSIAISFLHYGNMPVIHPQHIHGPQNSPVQNMNNLILAITVVFVVAIILVYSVVILMIDSRLKKSEERLRQLNMMYSLTLNSVDEGILRLDEQKNVVFWNSAAAKITGFQSAEVVGKPPYFLASVNGEPQCPVRNIYDTGTEKSAEDMIYHKNGETLPVEFHITPMFNVRTVVGAVINFTDISERKKNESFIRASEKLSLAGQLAAGIAHEIRNPLTSVKGFVQLLQRGIQKPEYMPIMMSEINRMELIISELLMLAKPQNAHRKPMDMCELLEHVISLIESQAILNDVQIQIEYEEAPLFIQCDANQIKQVFINIIKNAIEASQGGTIQVRIERAGDAIVASVTDNGCGIPQDMLDQIGQPFFTTKEKGTGLGLTISNKIIASHEGTTAISSVTGIGTTFKISLPHASQRSHPIERHEIEANELISHGAL, from the coding sequence ATGGGACATTTCTTATTGGCGAGCGCGGCTTTTCTGCAAATCTTCTGTTCTTCATTAATCTGTTTGCATCTAGTAAAGCGCATGTTCACGGAAGGCTATGCCAAATTATTCTGGCTTGTAAGCGCTGCATTCGTATTCGGGGTCGGCATCTGGTCCATGCATTTCGTCGCGATGCTGGCCTATCCCTTCGATGTTAACGCGATCTACCGATTCGGTACCGTATTCCTGTCCATGTTCATCGTCATCTTCATGTCCTTCTTCTCGCTGTCGCTCTTCTTATATGCTGTCTCGAGGAAACGGAACAAGCTGTTGATTGCTGCAGGCGCCGTGCAAACGGCCGGCATTTGCGCGATGCACTACGTCGGCATGCATGCCGTTAAGATGAACGAGGACATGCACTTCGGTCAACCGTTCTCCGTTCCGTCCATCCTATTGTTCATGCCTGTCTTCATTGGCGTGTTTCATGAAAAACGGATTTTCAAAGCAGGGATTTGGCTCAAAATGCTGAGCGCGCTCGCTCTGTCCATAGCCATTAGTTTTCTTCATTACGGCAACATGCCGGTTATCCATCCGCAGCACATTCACGGGCCGCAGAATTCTCCCGTTCAAAATATGAACAATTTGATTCTCGCCATCACGGTCGTGTTCGTCGTGGCGATCATCCTGGTGTACTCCGTCGTCATTCTGATGATTGACAGCCGGCTGAAGAAAAGCGAAGAACGCCTGAGGCAGTTGAACATGATGTATTCCCTTACCTTAAACTCGGTTGACGAAGGCATATTAAGGCTCGATGAACAGAAGAACGTCGTGTTCTGGAATTCGGCGGCAGCCAAGATCACCGGCTTTCAATCCGCCGAGGTTGTCGGCAAACCGCCGTACTTCCTCGCATCCGTGAATGGCGAACCGCAATGCCCGGTTCGGAACATCTACGACACGGGGACCGAGAAGTCGGCCGAAGACATGATCTATCACAAGAACGGCGAAACGCTCCCCGTGGAGTTCCATATCACGCCGATGTTCAATGTACGGACCGTCGTCGGCGCCGTCATTAATTTCACCGACATCTCCGAACGCAAGAAGAATGAATCCTTCATCCGCGCCTCGGAGAAGCTGTCGCTGGCCGGACAGCTGGCGGCAGGGATCGCGCATGAAATCCGAAATCCGCTCACTTCGGTCAAAGGCTTCGTCCAGCTGCTGCAGCGAGGGATTCAGAAGCCGGAATATATGCCGATCATGATGTCCGAAATCAACCGCATGGAGCTTATCATCAGCGAGCTTCTGATGTTGGCGAAGCCTCAGAACGCGCATCGGAAACCGATGGACATGTGCGAATTGCTGGAGCACGTGATCTCCCTGATCGAATCGCAGGCCATTCTGAACGACGTCCAAATTCAAATCGAGTACGAGGAAGCCCCGCTGTTCATTCAATGCGATGCGAACCAGATCAAGCAAGTCTTCATTAATATTATCAAGAATGCGATCGAGGCTTCGCAAGGGGGGACGATCCAGGTTCGGATCGAGCGGGCGGGAGATGCCATTGTCGCGTCCGTTACGGACAACGGCTGCGGGATTCCGCAAGACATGCTGGATCAAATCGGACAGCCTTTCTTCACGACGAAGGAGAAAGGAACCGGACTCGGACTGACGATCAGCAATAAAATCATTGCGAGTCATGAAGGCACGACGGCAATCTCAAGCGTTACGGGAATCGGAACGACGTTTAAAATAAGCCTTCCGCACGCATCACAGCGATCACACCCTATTGAGCGGCATGAAATCGAAGCAAACGAGCTGATTTCTCACGGCGCCCTATGA
- a CDS encoding cell wall hydrolase, with product MIRDSKPARRLITAAIMGLLMLCIGPLSIVSAASTAVAADAIIKVNGEKVKMSGSEAFVFLNRMYVPAARIAEAFGAKASWDNDNEELTLHTALGDDIVLGNGVPVVYFNEERYRMDAYPFVKNGRLFIPLRQLADLLHADMNTNETADVINLTAVKPAVVTEAYGLDEISADFGIGKSMLLKRNGLSGNAVIKPGTKLKVAIPSFFDQAAKPYTEADYLLLAKITMVESGYESYAGQLALANVILNRVKDPRFPDSVRDVIYSGRQFPPAHNGLLDRSKPNATALRAAKDALNGRNNIKNAVYFFNPDISTGSYWSSLDVVATIGHHRFAR from the coding sequence ATGATCAGAGATAGCAAGCCGGCGAGAAGGCTAATAACTGCAGCGATAATGGGATTGCTGATGCTTTGCATCGGACCGTTGTCCATCGTATCCGCAGCGTCGACCGCGGTTGCAGCAGATGCGATAATTAAAGTGAACGGCGAGAAAGTGAAGATGAGCGGTTCAGAAGCTTTCGTCTTCCTGAACAGGATGTACGTGCCCGCGGCTCGGATCGCCGAGGCGTTCGGAGCGAAAGCAAGCTGGGACAACGACAATGAGGAATTAACGTTACATACGGCATTAGGCGATGATATCGTGCTCGGAAACGGCGTGCCCGTTGTTTATTTCAACGAAGAGCGCTATCGGATGGATGCCTATCCGTTCGTGAAGAACGGCAGGCTGTTCATTCCGCTGCGCCAGCTGGCGGACTTGCTCCATGCCGACATGAATACGAATGAAACGGCAGACGTGATTAATTTAACGGCAGTGAAGCCGGCTGTCGTGACGGAAGCGTATGGTTTGGATGAAATCAGCGCGGATTTCGGTATCGGCAAGTCGATGCTATTGAAGCGGAACGGGTTGAGCGGCAACGCCGTGATCAAGCCGGGCACGAAGCTGAAGGTAGCGATTCCGTCGTTCTTCGATCAAGCTGCGAAGCCGTACACGGAGGCCGATTACTTGCTCCTTGCCAAGATTACGATGGTTGAATCAGGTTATGAATCGTATGCGGGACAGCTCGCGCTAGCCAATGTGATCTTAAACCGGGTGAAGGACCCGCGCTTCCCGGATTCGGTTCGCGACGTGATTTATTCGGGGAGACAGTTCCCTCCGGCCCATAACGGTCTGCTGGATCGAAGCAAACCGAATGCAACTGCCCTGCGCGCTGCCAAGGATGCGTTGAACGGCCGTAATAACATTAAGAACGCCGTATATTTCTTCAATCCCGACATCTCCACCGGATCGTATTGGTCCAGCCTGGATGTGGTCGCAACGATTGGCCATCATCGTTTTGCAAGATAA
- a CDS encoding DinB family protein, whose protein sequence is MTTINEFIGEWLSHRKVLHQMLEDVTTEQLQLKPWEKAMTLSGLILHITGAMGMFANTVKNGVYTQAVPPKAFTTIDELRANIAADTEETEAILRSIAPEQLEQSIDFFGHAMTGSALLQNAKDHEIHHKGQLFIYLRLAGIEKLPFFVYRG, encoded by the coding sequence ATGACGACGATCAACGAATTTATTGGCGAATGGCTAAGCCATCGCAAAGTACTGCATCAGATGCTGGAAGACGTCACGACAGAACAGCTTCAACTGAAACCATGGGAGAAAGCAATGACGCTTTCCGGACTGATCCTGCACATTACCGGAGCGATGGGCATGTTCGCCAACACGGTGAAGAACGGCGTTTATACGCAGGCTGTTCCGCCAAAAGCATTCACGACCATCGATGAGCTTCGCGCTAACATCGCGGCGGACACGGAAGAAACGGAAGCGATCCTGAGATCCATCGCGCCGGAACAGCTGGAGCAATCGATCGATTTCTTCGGTCATGCCATGACGGGCAGCGCGCTGCTTCAGAATGCCAAAGACCATGAAATTCACCATAAAGGCCAATTGTTCATCTATTTGCGCCTGGCAGGCATCGAGAAACTGCCGTTCTTCGTCTATCGCGGCTAG
- a CDS encoding family 10 glycosylhydrolase — MTTDHPTVKSTRICCLLLALLLFAMSVRLEDAKAASQQSSVSKANAIAIYLEDEKLPADVPPYVIPKLNMTMVPLRVISEGLGAVVNWDPSSRSVTIQRSHTLIKLQSGQNSALVDDKQVKLDGSVQIMSGRVMVPLRFVGESLGLTVVWEQASKSIFLYDTGSSGTGSGSGSGSGSGTNPGSGTGTGTGTGTGTGTGTNPGTGQGSSTASLRGAWVSTVYNLDWPSAASAGDEAKQKAEFTQLLDDLQDMGLNAVFVQVRPAGDALYASSLVPWSKFLTGKQGKAPTYDPLTYMVAETHKRGMTFHAWFNPFRASVDAKTDTLAPNHVILQHPDWIVYSGGKPYLNPGIPEVRQHIIDTIMEAVSGYDIDGVHLDDYFYPSSGEFPDSAAFKAYNPLNLTLGDWRRGNVNAFISQLSESIHALKPGVRFGVSPFGVWRNKSADPTGSETKASVTDYDSMYADVRMWIQQHWVDYVTPQIYWSFDNLAVPYGKLVDWWANEVKGTGVDLYIGHSPYKLGTAEVGWQSSIEVIRQLDYDKTKPEVDGDVFFSAKDLRGNPLGIKDALRAYYVPGK, encoded by the coding sequence ATGACTACCGATCACCCGACTGTGAAATCAACTCGAATCTGCTGTCTGCTGCTTGCTTTGCTCTTATTCGCAATGAGCGTCCGGCTGGAAGACGCGAAAGCCGCCTCTCAGCAATCATCCGTTTCCAAAGCCAACGCCATTGCGATCTATCTGGAGGACGAGAAATTACCGGCTGACGTCCCTCCCTACGTAATACCGAAGCTGAATATGACCATGGTGCCGCTCCGCGTTATTAGCGAAGGGCTCGGCGCCGTCGTGAACTGGGACCCGTCATCGCGCTCCGTGACCATTCAACGTTCGCATACGCTCATTAAATTGCAAAGCGGACAGAATAGCGCGCTCGTCGATGACAAGCAGGTCAAGCTGGACGGCAGCGTCCAGATCATGTCGGGAAGAGTCATGGTGCCGCTGCGGTTCGTCGGCGAATCATTGGGACTTACGGTAGTCTGGGAACAGGCAAGCAAATCCATATTTCTCTATGACACGGGCAGTTCCGGAACGGGATCTGGCTCTGGCTCTGGCTCCGGCTCTGGCACGAACCCCGGTTCTGGCACTGGCACTGGCACTGGCACTGGCACTGGCACTGGCACTGGCACGAACCCCGGCACCGGACAAGGCAGCAGCACAGCTTCCCTGCGCGGCGCCTGGGTATCGACGGTCTACAACTTGGATTGGCCGAGCGCCGCATCCGCAGGCGACGAAGCGAAGCAGAAAGCGGAATTCACGCAGCTCTTGGACGATCTGCAGGACATGGGGCTGAACGCGGTATTCGTGCAGGTCAGACCTGCCGGCGATGCGCTCTATGCGTCGTCCCTCGTTCCCTGGTCCAAATTTTTGACCGGGAAGCAAGGCAAAGCGCCTACCTACGATCCATTAACGTATATGGTAGCGGAAACGCATAAGCGGGGCATGACGTTTCATGCCTGGTTCAATCCGTTCCGGGCCAGCGTCGATGCCAAGACGGATACGCTTGCGCCGAATCACGTCATCCTGCAGCATCCCGATTGGATCGTCTACTCCGGCGGGAAACCGTATCTGAATCCGGGCATCCCGGAGGTGCGTCAGCATATTATCGATACGATCATGGAAGCCGTAAGCGGTTATGACATCGACGGCGTCCATTTGGATGATTACTTCTATCCTTCGAGCGGCGAGTTCCCGGATTCGGCTGCATTCAAAGCGTATAATCCGTTGAACCTGACTTTGGGCGATTGGCGGCGAGGCAATGTGAACGCGTTTATCAGCCAACTGAGCGAGTCGATTCATGCGCTGAAGCCCGGCGTTCGTTTCGGCGTCAGCCCGTTCGGCGTGTGGCGTAACAAGAGCGCCGATCCGACCGGCTCGGAGACGAAAGCGAGCGTCACCGACTACGACAGCATGTATGCGGACGTCCGCATGTGGATCCAGCAGCATTGGGTCGATTACGTCACGCCGCAAATCTATTGGAGCTTCGACAACTTGGCCGTGCCGTACGGCAAGCTGGTTGACTGGTGGGCGAACGAAGTGAAAGGCACCGGCGTGGATCTCTACATTGGCCACTCGCCCTATAAACTGGGCACCGCGGAGGTCGGCTGGCAATCTTCCATTGAGGTGATCCGCCAGCTGGACTACGACAAGACAAAGCCGGAGGTGGATGGCGACGTCTTCTTCAGCGCCAAAGACCTGCGCGGCAATCCGCTCGGCATCAAGGATGCGCTTCGCGCTTACTACGTTCCCGGCAAATAA
- a CDS encoding DeoR/GlpR family DNA-binding transcription regulator yields the protein MNGMNPLRRYEKIMEMLLAEREVTVAELTEQLHVTGKTIREDLAKLEEKGLLLRIHGGAVLAQENQHGILSPKQDEVPVEHREIAAAAAALIEPNEVIALDGGRTTLELARRLPDQPLTIVTNDLFVIAELARKERIRLVVPGGYQMRNMLIGTEAEAYIRKLNISKAFLSATGVHPEYGFTIYSGESVDIKRAWLETAKSSYVVADHRKFGQAALFTFAKLNEVKAIITDSAMPSETAERFKQAGASRIVQGTEH from the coding sequence ATGAACGGAATGAACCCACTGCGAAGATACGAGAAAATCATGGAAATGCTGCTGGCCGAGAGGGAAGTAACGGTCGCCGAGCTTACCGAACAGCTGCACGTGACAGGCAAGACAATCCGGGAGGATCTGGCGAAGCTGGAGGAGAAAGGGCTGCTGCTGCGCATTCACGGCGGGGCGGTGCTCGCGCAGGAGAATCAGCACGGCATTCTGTCGCCTAAGCAGGACGAGGTTCCGGTCGAGCATCGGGAAATCGCGGCTGCGGCTGCGGCGCTCATCGAGCCGAACGAGGTGATCGCATTGGACGGTGGCCGGACGACGCTGGAGCTTGCCAGACGGCTGCCGGATCAGCCGCTGACGATCGTGACGAACGACCTGTTCGTCATCGCGGAGCTTGCCCGCAAAGAACGGATACGCCTTGTCGTTCCCGGCGGCTATCAGATGCGCAACATGCTGATCGGCACGGAAGCGGAAGCCTACATCCGCAAGCTGAATATCTCCAAGGCGTTTCTGTCCGCCACGGGCGTTCATCCGGAGTATGGCTTCACGATCTATTCGGGCGAATCCGTCGATATTAAGCGCGCGTGGCTGGAAACGGCAAAATCGTCTTACGTGGTGGCGGACCATCGTAAATTCGGGCAGGCGGCGCTGTTTACGTTTGCCAAATTAAACGAGGTCAAAGCGATTATTACGGATTCGGC